Proteins encoded together in one Prunus dulcis chromosome 3, ALMONDv2, whole genome shotgun sequence window:
- the LOC117622784 gene encoding homeobox-DDT domain protein RLT3, with translation MMEKIKRKTQSQLEALESFYSEDRYPSRTAMECHAAAFRLTYKQVRGWFVEKRRREKRENETTEELGGRNGSGAGAPRVVKHCPSKAPSLLRYKQTKMNGNHIQELLTPDYILKKVFRKDGPPLGVEFDSLPSRALFHSADPEDLHPPCKENQRETKRRKVTEHAVIGHQNCGESAPVKKHGVGKGLMTVWRATNPDARDFPVDMGFANSGVTSVSLIPTPVSRKPVTRNRRLQQKKSVPKQGRVRNKVQEKRKHFVKRREVESNNENQTLPSKEKCELALEGAGFQEHSDKIAMLVDDEELELRELQGRPNALGCSDHFTTNGDHACSLCKDLLAKFPPNSVKMKQPFCMQPWDSSPEIVKKLFKVFHFLCTYAVMVDISSFTIDEFAQAFQDKDSLLLGKIHVALLKLLLSNVEAELGCGSIPHLSKSCNFLAFIHSVENQESTLEFWKRSLNPLTWTEILRQVLVAAGFGSKQGAMRRDALSKEMSLMVKYGLRPGTLKGELFRVLLEQGIHGLKVSELAKSLQISELNLSSGIEELESLIGSTLSSDITLFEKISSSTYRVRINSSEKEVEESQSDTEDSGAVDDDLSDSGTCSSDDDSGCNSGNSQIKKLTYMNHGKSKDNMVTVYTEIDESHPGEVWLLGLMEGEYSDLSIEERLSAIVALIDLLHAGSSFRMEDPVNAIAECVPSSLHSGSGAKIKRLSTKQQGMPRPSWVHAGHTSGAKEDYTLKFHPIDSSGSISKFSDERFSTKEKNGKEREVRFDIHPMQSVFLGSDRRYNRYWLFLGPCNAYDPGHRRVYFESSEDGHWEVIDTEEALCALLSVLDDRGKREALLIESLEKRIAFLCQAMSSRMVNSDRIDNLAQSDQSELDSVREDTYSPVSDVDNNLSGIANDSLPSSGVVVLEVRKKGEQQKQKWSRIQAFDSWLWNSFYLDLNAVKHGKRSYFDTLTRCESCHDLYWRDEKHCRICHTTFELHFDLEERYAIHVATCKEKEASDTFPKHKVLSSQIQSLKAAMHAIESVMPEDALLGAWKKSAHKLWVKRLRRTSSLAELLQVLGDFVGAINEDRLYECNAVQGSCNFSEELIASFACMPQTTSAVALWLVRLDALLAPYLERAHSQKRLEISVRGKHAPKQ, from the exons atgatggaaaAGATAAAGAGGAAAACTCAATCACAGCTTGAAGCCCTTGAGAGCTTCTACTCAG AGGATAGGTATCCTTCACGAACGGCAATGGAATGCCATGCTGCTGCCTTCAGATTGACTTACAAGCAGGTTCGGGGTTGGTTTGTtgagaagaggaggagagagaagcgAGAAAATGAAACCACCGAGGAGTTGGGTGGAAGAAATGGATCGGGAGCTGGTGCTCCAAGGGTAGTTAAACACTGCCCCTCAAAAGCTCCTTCGTTGTTGAGATACaagcaaacaaaaatgaaTGGGAATCATATTCAGGAATTGTTAACTCCAGACTACATTCTCAAGAAGGTGTTCCGGAAAGATGGTCCTCCCCTTGGTGTGGAATTTGACTCTCTTCCCTCTCGGGCACTTTTCCATTCTGCAg ATCCCGAAGATTTACATCCCCCTTGCAAAGAGAACCAAAGAGAAACTAAAAGGAGGAAG GTTACCGAGCATGCTGTCATTGGTCATCAGAATTGCGGCGAGAGTGCTCCAGTGAAAAAACATGGTGTTGGAAAAGGTTTGATGACGGTCTGGCGGGCAACCAATCCTGATGCTAGAGATTTTCCTGTTGACATGGGTTTTGCTAACAGTGGAGTCACTAGTGTATCATTAATTCCAACTCCTGTATCGCGAAAACCAGTAACTCGGAACAGAAGattgcaacaaaaaaaaagtgttcCT AAACAGGGACGGGTACGAAATAAGGTACAAGAAAAGAGGAAACATTTCGTCAAAAGAAGAGAA GTGGAATCTAACAATGAGAATCAGACTCTGCCaagcaaagaaaaatgtgaacTTGCTTTGGAAGGAGCAGGTTTCCAAGAACACTCGGATAAGATTGCAATGCTTGTGGATGATGAAGAGCTGGAGCTGAGAGAATTACAAGGAAGGCCAAATGCACTGGGGTGCTCTGATCATTTTACTACTAATGGAGATCATGCCTGTTCACTTTGCAAAG ATTTGCTGGCCAAGTTTCCTCCAAATTCTGTGAAGATGAAGCAGCCATTCTGTATGCAACCTTGGGATTCTTCTCCAGAGATTGTCAAGAAACTGTTCAAG GTTTTCCATTTCCTTTGTACTTATGCCGTTATGGTAGATATAAGCTCCTTCACTATTGATGAGTTTGCCCAAGCATTTCAGGACAAG GATTCCTTGCTGCTTGGAAAAATTCATGTGGCACTTCTGAAGCTTCTTCTATCTAATGTTGAAGCCGAGCTTGGCTGTGGATCTATACCTCATTTGAGCAAATCATgcaattttcttgcatttatTCACTCG GTTGAAAATCAAGAATCCACTCTGGAATTCTGGAAGAGATCGCTAAACCCTTTAACATGGACAGAAATACTGCGTCAAGTACTGGTTGCCGCTGGTTTTGGTTCAAAGCAAGGTGCAATGCGAAGGGATGCCCTTAGCAAG GAAATGAGCCTTATGGTGAAGTATGGTTTACGCCCTGGTACTTTGAAGGGTGAATTGTTTAGAGTTCTGCTAGAGCAAGGAATTCATGGGTTGAAAGTTTCTGAGTTGGCGAAGTCATTGCAG atTTCTGAATTGAACCTTTCCAGTGGAATAGAGGAACTAGAGTCTTTAATTGGTTCAACTCTTTCAAGTGATATTACATTATTTGAAAAGATTTCATCATCCACATATCGTGTGCGTATTAATTCTTCTGAAAAGGAAGTGGAGGAATCCCAATCAGATACCGAAGACTCTGGAGCAGTTGATGATGACCTCAGTGACAGTGGTACATGTAGCAGTGATGATGATTCTGGATGCAATTCAggaaattcccaaattaaaAAGCTGACTTATATGAACCATGGGAAAAGTAAAGATAACATGGTGACAGTATACACCGAAATTGATGAGAGCCATCCAGGAGAAGTATGGTTGTTAGGGCTAATGGAAGGCGAATATTCAGATTTAAGCATTGAAGAAAGGTTGAGCGCAATAGTGGCTCTAATTGATCTTCTTCATGCGGGTTCTAGTTTCAGAATGGAG GATCCTGTAAATGCTATTGCTGAATGCGTTCCTAGCAGTCTTCATTCTGGTTCAGGGGCGAAAATTAAGAGGTTATCAACTAAACAACAGGGCATGCCCAGGCCATCCTGGGTCCATGCAGGACATACGAGTGGTGCAAAAGAAGATTATACATTAAAGTTTCACCCTATAGATTCTTCAGGGTCAATCTCAAAGTTCTCTGACGAGAGATTCTctacaaaagagaaaaatggaaaagaaagagaagtgCGGTTTGACATACACCCAATGCAATCTGTGTTTTTGGGGTCTGATCGTAGATACAATAGATACTGGCTTTTCTTGGGTCCTTGTAATGCATATGACCCAGGACATAGAAGGGTTTATTTCGAATCTTCAGAAGATGGTCACTGGGAGGTGATTGATACAGAAGAG GCTCTGTGTGCTTTGTTGTCAGTTTTGGATGACAGGGGTAAACGAGAGGCTCTTCTTATTGAATCCCTGGAGAAACGAATAGCGTTTCTGTGCCAAGCGATGTCAAGTAGAATGGTAAATAGTGATAGAATTGACAACTTGGCGCAATCTGATCAATCTGAGCTGGATAGTGTTAGAGAAGACACTTATTCACCAGTATCTGATGTAGACAACAACTTATCTGGAATTGCAAATGATTCTCTGCCTTCATCTGGAGTTGTGGTTCTTGAAGTTAGAAAGAAAGGAGAACAACAGAAACAGAAATGGAGCCGAATCCAAGCATTTGATTCCTGGTTATGGAATTCCTTTTACCTAGATCTTAATGCTGTCAAACATGGTAAACGATCATATTTTGATACACTTACTAGATGTGAAAGTTGTCATGATTTGTATTGGAGAGATGAGAAGCACTGCAGGATTTGCCATACAACATTTGAGCTTCATTTTGATCTGGAAGAAAGGTATGCCATCCATGTAGCCACATGTAAGGAGAAAGAAGCGAGTGATACTTTTCCTAAGCATAAGGTCCTCTCATCACAGATCCAATCACTAAAAGCTGCGATGCATGCAATTGAG TCAGTCATGCCAGAAGATGCTTTGTTGGGTGCTTGGAAAAAATCTGCTCATAAGCTTTGGGTGAAACGACTAAGACGTACCTCATCTTTGGCTGAGCTTTTGCAG GTTCTTGGTGATTTTGTTGGTGCCATCAACGAGGACCGATTATATGAATGCAATGCAGTGCAAGGTTCTTGTAATTTTAGTGAAGAACTGATTGCGTCCTTTGCATGTATGCCCCAAACAACATCTGCAGTTGCACTTTGGTTGGTGAGATTGGATGCCTTACTTGCTCCATACTTGGAAAGAGCCCATTCTCAGAAAAGGCTGGAAATTAGTGTCAGAG GGAAGCATGCTCCAAAGCAATAG
- the LOC117622243 gene encoding SHUGOSHIN 1-like — protein MAKRSSLGSMMRKKLTDITNLQTAKAISKDENPPEDCPTDKDYIDQLMRERMTLMRLVSERNKIVELSGAELQKLRISLQKLQQQNLNLAQSNSRMLAELNLGREKVKTLQHELLCKDALLKAKNLEIEVSPYLALYIIRNAIEILTFKFSGTKTNTNFLHCVHYISAGTVTASFPAVYLYILEFLWITNGNVLI, from the exons ATGGCCAAGAGATCTTCTTTGGGTAGCATGATGCGGAAGAAGCTAACCGACATCACTAATTTGCAGACTGCGAAAGCTATTAGCAAAGATGAAAATCCCCCAGAAGATTGTCCTACTGATAAGGACTACATTGACCAGCTCATGAGG GAAAGAATGACTTTGATGAGACTTGTCTCGGAAAGGAA TAAAATCGTTGAATTAAGTGGAGCTGAGTTGCAGAAACTGCGGATTAGTCTTCAGAAATTGCagcaacaaaatttgaatcttGCTCAATCAAACAGCCGGATGTTAGCG GAGCTTAATTTAGGAAGAGAAAAG GTAAAAACACTACAGCATGAACTTCTTTGCAAGGATGCCTTACTTAAAGCAAAGAATCTAGAAATAGAGGTTAGCCCTTATCTAGCATTGTATATAATTAGGAATGCAATCGAAATCTTGACTTTTAAGTTCAGTGGAACTAAAACCAATACCAATTTTTTACATTGTGTACACTATATATCTGCTGGAACTGTTACTGCAAGTTTTCCTGCTGTTTACTTATATATTCTTGAGTTTTTATGGATAACTAATGGCAATGTACTTATATAA